One genomic region from Mangifera indica cultivar Alphonso chromosome 17, CATAS_Mindica_2.1, whole genome shotgun sequence encodes:
- the LOC123199922 gene encoding probable E3 ubiquitin-protein ligase RZFP34 isoform X2: protein MNMTELLQRGKMDYGCQHYRRRCRIRAPCCNEIFDCRHCHNDAMNNINVDQKLRHDIPRHQVKQVICSLCGTEQEVQQVCVNCGVCMGEYFCKICKLFDDDTSKKQYHCDGCGICRIGGCENFFHCYKCGCCYSILLKNSHPCVEGAMHRDCPVCCEYLFDSRKDVTVMPCGHTIHRNCLKEMREHFQYACPLCSKSVCDMSKVWEKYDVEIAATPMPEPYLNKMVWILCNDCGKTSNVHFHVVAQKCPNCKSYNTRVTRG from the exons ATGAATATGACTGAATTACTACAGAGGGGGAAGATGGATTATGG ATGCCAACACTATAGAAGACGGTGCCGCATTAGAGCTCCTTGTTGCAATGAAATCTTTGATTGTCGTCATTGTCATAATGATGCTATG AACAATATTAATGTTGATCAGAAGCTTAGACATGATATCCCACGCCATCAAGTCAAACAG GTGATATGCTCTCTTTGTGGGACTGAACAAGAa GTTCAACAAGTCTGTGTTAATTGTGGCGTATGCATGGGAGAATATTTTTGCAAGATTTGCAAGCtgtttgatgatgat ACATCCAAGAAACAGTATCACTGTGATGGGTGTGGCATTTGCAG AATTGGTGGATGTGAGAATTTCTTCCATTGCTACAAGTGTG GTTGCTGCTACTCAATCCTTTTGAAGAACAGCCACCCATGTGTTGAAGGTGCAATGCATCGTGACTGCCCTGTTTGCTGTGAG TACTTATTTGACTCAAGGAAAGATGTAACCGTCATGCCATGTGGGCACACGATTCACAGAAACTGCTTGAAGGAGATGAGAGAACATTTTCA GTATGCTTGCCCTCTCTGTTCTAAGTCAGTCTGTGATATGTCCAAGGTCTGGGAGAAATATGACGTGGAGATTGCAGCTACACCAATGCCAGAACCATACCTAAACAAaatg GTTTGGATTCTTTGCAACGATTGCGGTAAGACCTCAAATGTACATTTCCATGTGGTGGCTCAGAAGTGTCCAAATTGCAAGTCCTATAACACTCGCGTAACAAGGGGTTGA
- the LOC123199922 gene encoding probable E3 ubiquitin-protein ligase RZFP34 isoform X1: MVEVTAYYSDYQQFEPRNISWKLEETEALISDSQLENGECSFGVVSPDMNMTELLQRGKMDYGCQHYRRRCRIRAPCCNEIFDCRHCHNDAMNNINVDQKLRHDIPRHQVKQVICSLCGTEQEVQQVCVNCGVCMGEYFCKICKLFDDDTSKKQYHCDGCGICRIGGCENFFHCYKCGCCYSILLKNSHPCVEGAMHRDCPVCCEYLFDSRKDVTVMPCGHTIHRNCLKEMREHFQYACPLCSKSVCDMSKVWEKYDVEIAATPMPEPYLNKMVWILCNDCGKTSNVHFHVVAQKCPNCKSYNTRVTRG, from the exons ATGGTGGAAGTAACAGCCTATTATTCTGACTATCAACAGTTTGAGCCAAGGAACATATCTTGGAAATTGGAGGAAACTGAGGCACTGATCTCAGACTCTCAGCTGGAAAATGGGGAGTGCAGTTTTGGAGTAGTATCACCAGATATGAATATGACTGAATTACTACAGAGGGGGAAGATGGATTATGG ATGCCAACACTATAGAAGACGGTGCCGCATTAGAGCTCCTTGTTGCAATGAAATCTTTGATTGTCGTCATTGTCATAATGATGCTATG AACAATATTAATGTTGATCAGAAGCTTAGACATGATATCCCACGCCATCAAGTCAAACAG GTGATATGCTCTCTTTGTGGGACTGAACAAGAa GTTCAACAAGTCTGTGTTAATTGTGGCGTATGCATGGGAGAATATTTTTGCAAGATTTGCAAGCtgtttgatgatgat ACATCCAAGAAACAGTATCACTGTGATGGGTGTGGCATTTGCAG AATTGGTGGATGTGAGAATTTCTTCCATTGCTACAAGTGTG GTTGCTGCTACTCAATCCTTTTGAAGAACAGCCACCCATGTGTTGAAGGTGCAATGCATCGTGACTGCCCTGTTTGCTGTGAG TACTTATTTGACTCAAGGAAAGATGTAACCGTCATGCCATGTGGGCACACGATTCACAGAAACTGCTTGAAGGAGATGAGAGAACATTTTCA GTATGCTTGCCCTCTCTGTTCTAAGTCAGTCTGTGATATGTCCAAGGTCTGGGAGAAATATGACGTGGAGATTGCAGCTACACCAATGCCAGAACCATACCTAAACAAaatg GTTTGGATTCTTTGCAACGATTGCGGTAAGACCTCAAATGTACATTTCCATGTGGTGGCTCAGAAGTGTCCAAATTGCAAGTCCTATAACACTCGCGTAACAAGGGGTTGA
- the LOC123200336 gene encoding uncharacterized protein LOC123200336 → MENRIGKSNGAEIPRKSRSLDIKSLYKSGIPMESQNKELKRKNSSEDSDAEKSNKRKKIGKTVSISSLKNVDDYKNSLDGLSNGVLSSGSLDSKDSKLGLSHKNHNSSGFNGISLSLDDSGFQIPKRKRGFVGRRKVEVSQVLKLQGQSCCKVSDDAVAKATGGDSAARIESQKEFAIQAESPTDLGIGAESLHDSGMCLVQSKVKRKKISDNVKEKRNSGLNAARLSKEGVGRANNSVLSNGESSLKKVNRKSESNLNQNFKEGDCASHSVLNNGDSFKNSNKISNSDLTQCLKEVDGCTSQPVVNNSVSLKKSRKNLGKRNDPTRDRRSIAKEEAEPLTDASVKVCGDVLDDEENLEENAAMMLSSRFNPSCTGFPSNGKSIPSTNGLSFLSSSEQDFASHESASFDAAGRALRPRTRYKERGHSRKRRHYYEIFSEDLDAYWVLNQRIKVFWPLDQCWYYGLVNDYDKESKLHHVKYDDRDEEWINLGNERFKLLLLPSEVPGKDARRRSRITEKSLEGRKGSLKPSKEKEKRNMTEKDSNCMGNYMDTEPIISWLARSTNRFKSSPLHAIKKQKRRDPSPNFEPSFLSHEIMKPDVSLESASLRDKNKKFASTSKLLDCFFGARKDEESSSGRPTFSKYSKLPIVYYRRRFRKTGSLSCSTSSGNHVSSCRRSSVTLPAPSIDGLEDLEEHYICMKMLDANGAFRFTGNTELLNLTIPPTESGQVRFEICFPVLSLLKYTFGADNFWLFHAVILFHYGTLMKMWPSVNLEMLFVDNIVGRRFFLFEGCLKQAVAFVFLVLRVFHQPNELGNYADLQLPVTSIRFKFTCIQDLRKQFVFAFYNFANVKNSLWVYLDAKLKRHCQLTRQLSLSECTYDNIKVLENGSKLLSMNSSSGRDSSLTKGHDAVEHPKHAATLMMNDCSSSKNCLDKHLETTQEHDVSENTLENNMKGTSRNAVSDGYLSVVRPELPVVGLSVCADVRWVSSLQKYGNGDLNGAGTSASFWVPEETGSKAIDQLQKWQRHNSKLEHVSLAGPSVDGDKTDAGSLSRLNGIRVEIPMFNQFERHIDREFLGAQRSTDLSWNMNGGIIPSPNPTAPRSTWNRNRSSSSFAYLNQGWSDGKDDIAHNNFGNGPRKPRTQFSYSLPFGGFDYGSKNRVHHQKGLPHTRIRRANEKRLSDATRDSQKNLELCCDANLLITHGDKGWREYGAQIALELFGHNEWKLAVKLSGMTRYSYKAHQFLQPGSTNRFTHAMMWKGGKDWTLEFPDRSQWFLFKEMHEECYNRNIRAASVKNIPIPGVRLIEDCDDNGTEVAFVRGCKFFRQVETDVEMALDPSRILYDMDSDDERWIMKIRNSSESDISGLLEISDELFEKTMDRFEKAAYSQQQDQFTLDEIAELMAGVGSMEAIKIIYEHWRQKRQKKGIPLIRHLQPTSWERYQQQMKEWEAAVSKSNNIIPNGCQGKAAPLEKPLMFAFCLKPRGLEVPNKGSKHRSQRKISVSGQSNVAMGDYDGFHNFGRRLNGFAFGDEKVVYTGLNYESLDDSPFAQTSPRVFSPRVFSPHDVGSISFLSTGSDGFDRHQCQKLRRRKSKKFGAFEFLYDPQMVAQYNQRFMGKRNGVHRWNMGYSDLPSQRHLQPDSTQRHWPGQLDGSDLDEFRLRDASGAAWHARNMAKLKRERAQRLLYRADLAISKAVNALMIAEAIKASFDDGNSGG, encoded by the exons ATGGAAAATAGAATAGGAAAATCCAATGGAGCGGAAATTCCTAGGAAATCAAGATCATTGGATATTAAGAGCCTGTATAAATCAGGAATCCCAATGGAGTCTCAGAATAAGGagttgaagagaaaaaatagtTCAGAGGATTCAGACGCGGAAAAGAGCAACAAGAGGAAAAAGATTGGCAAAACTGTGTCCATCAGTAGCTTAAAAAATGTTGATGATTACAAAAACAGTTTAGATGGCTTGTCTAATGGTGTTCTGAGTTCTGGTTCACTTGATTCAAAGGATTCAAAGTTGGGGTTGAGTCATAAAAATCATAATAGCAGTGGGTTTAATGGCATTTCCTTGAGTTTAGATGATAGTGGTTTTCAAATCCCGAAGCGTAAACGTGGTTTTGTTGGGCGAAGAAAGGTTGAAGTTAGTCAAGTGTTGAAGCTACAAGGACAGTCTTGTTGTAAAGTGAGTGATGATGCGGTGGCTAAGGCAACAGGTGGTGATTCAGCTGCCAGGATTGAGTCTCAGAAGGAATTTGCTATTCAGGCTGAGTCTCCAACAGATTTGGGTATTGGGGCTGAGTCTTTACATGATTCTGGTATGTGTCTAGTGCAATCAAAGGTTAAACGCAAAAAGATTTCCGATAATGTAAAGGAAAAGAGGAACAGTGGGTTGAATGCAGCTAGGCTTTCGAAGGAGGGTGTTGGGCGTGCCAATAATTCAGTGTTAAGCAATGGTGAGTCTTCCTTGAAGAAGGTAAACAGAAAAagtgagtcaaatttaaatcaaaattttaaggagGGTGATTGTGCTAGTCATTCAGTTCTGAACAATGGTGACTCTTTCAAGAACTCAAATAAGATTAGCAATTCAGATTTGACTCAGTGTTTGAAGGAGGTTGATGGGTGCACCAGTCAGCCAGTTGTTAATAACAGTGTCTCTTTGAAAAAGTCAAGGAAGAATCTTGGCAAGAGAAATGATCCCACCCGAGATAGAAGAAGTATTGCAAAAGAAGAAGCAGAGCCTTTAACTGATGCATCTGTCAAGGTATGTGGTGATGTACTGGATGATGAAGAGAATCTTGAGGAAAATGCAGCTATGATGCTATCATCACGATTCAATCCTAGTTGTACTGGTTTTCCTTCAAATGGAAAATCCATTCCTTCCACAAATGGCCTTTCTTTTTTGTCATCCTCTGAACAAGACTTTGCTAGTCATGAATCTGCATCATTTGATGCTGCTGGTAGAGCATTACGACCAAGGACACGGTACAAAGAGAGGGGGCACTCAAGGAAAAGGCGacattattatgaaattttctcCGAAGATTTGGATGCATATTGGGTATTGAATCAGAGAATcaaagttttttggcctttggACCAGTGTTGGTATTATGGCCTGGTCAATGACTATGACAAAGAAAGCAAGCTACATCATGTGAAATATGATGATCGGGATGAGGAATGGATTAATCTGGGAAATGAGAGATTTAAACTTCTGCTGCTTCCTAGCGAAGTTCCAGGTAAGGATGCACGTAGAAGATCCAGGATAACAGAGAAGAGTTTAGAAGGGAGAAAAGGAAGCTTGAAGCCTAGCAAAGAGAAGGAGAAGAGAAATATGACTGAGAAGGATAGTAACTGCATGGGTAACTACATGGACACAGAGCCCATCATCTCATGGTTGGCTCGATCTACTAATCGGTTCAAATCTTCTCCTTTACACGCtataaagaaacagaaaagaCGTGATCCATCCCCGAATTTTGAGCCATCATTTTTATCTCACGAAATTATGAAGCCTGATGTTTCTTTAGAAAGTGCTTCTTTGagagataagaataaaaaatttgccAGTACATCTAAATTGCTAGACTGTTTTTTTGGTGCTAGAAAAGATGAGGAGTCTTCCTCAGGTAGACCCACATTCTCCAAATATAGCAAACTTCCCATTGTTTATTACAGAAGGCGGTTTCGCAAGACAGGTAGCTTGTCATGTTCAACATCTTCAGGCAATCATGTTTCTAGTTGCAGACGTTCATCTGTTACTTTGCCTGCCCCTTCCATTGATGGGTTAGAGGATTTGGAAGAGCAttatatttgtatgaaaatgtTGGATGCAAATGGAGCATTTCGATTCACTGGTAACACAGagctgttaaatttaaccataCCACCCACAGAATCAGGTCAAGTGAGATTTGAGATATGCTTCCCAGTTCTTTCACTCCTGAAATACACATTCGGAGCAGATAATTTTTGGCTGTTCCATGCTGTTATTTTGTTTCACTATGGGACACTGATGAAAATGTGGCCAAGTGTTAATCTGGAGATGCTTTTTGTTGATAATATAGTTGGACGGAGGTTTTTCCTGTTTGAAGGTTGCTTGAAGCAGGCTGTAGCCTTTGTGTTTCTTGTCCTGAGAGTATTCCATCAACCTAATGAGCTGGGGAACTATGCTGACCTTCAGTTACCAGTAACTTCAATCAGATTCAAGTTTACTTGCATTCAAGATCTTAGAAAGCAGTTTGTGTTTGCTTTCTACAATTTCGCCAACGTGAAGAATTCGTTGTGGGTGTATCTGGATGCTAAGCTGAAAAGACATTGTCAGCTTACTAGGCAATTATCTCTATCTGAATGCACTTATGATAATATTAAGGTGCTTGAAAATGGAAGTAAATTGTTATCCATGAATTCTTCTTCTGGCAGGGACAGTTCCTTAACCAAG GGCCATGATGCGGTGGAGCACCCTAAACATGCTGCTACTTTGATGATGAATGACTGTTCTAGTTCCAAGAACTGCTTGGACAAACATCTGGAAACTACTCAGGAACATGATGTATCAGAAAATACTcttgaaaataatatgaaagGCACCTCAAGGAATGCTGTTTCTGATGGGTACTTGTCTGTTGTTAGACCTGAGTTACCGGTGGTCGGTCTTTCTGTCTGTGCTGATGTACGTTGGGTAAGCTCACTGCAAAAATATGGAAATGGTGATTTGAATGGTGCTGGAACCTCTGCCAGTTTCTGGGTTCCTGAAGAAACTGGCAGTAAGGCAATTGACCAGTTGCAGAAATGGCAACGCCACAATTCAAAGTTAGAGCATGTTTCTTTGGCAGGACCTTCAGTTGACGGTGATAAGACAGATGCTGGGTCTCTTTCCCGTTTGAATGGTATTAGGGTTGAAATTCCCATGTTCAACCAATTTGAAAGGCACATTGATAGGGAATTCCTTGGCGCTCAACGTTCCACTGATTTAAGTTGGAACATGAATGGTGGCATCATTCCGAGCCCAAACCCTACTGCCCCTAGAAGTACATGGAATCGAAATAGAAGTAGTTCATCTTTTGCATACCTCAATCAAGGATGGTCAGATGGGAAGGATGATATTGCCCACAATAATTTTGGTAACGGACCTAGGAAACCACGTACTCAGTTCTCATACTCCTTGCCATTCGGAGGGTTTGATTATGGTTCAAAGAATAGAGTCCATCACCAGAAAGGGCTTCCTCACACAAGAATTAGGAGGGCAAATGAAAAGAGATTGTCAGATGCTACTAGGGATTCCCAAAAAAACTTGGAGCTATGTTGTGATGCGAATTTGTTAATTACACATGGTGACAAAGGTTGGAGAGAATATGGAGCACAAATTGCACTAGAGCTTTTTGGTCACAATGAATGGAAGTTAGCAGTAAAGCTTTCAGGAATGACAAGGTATTCGTACAAGGCTCATCAGTTCCTGCAGCCTGGTTCAACAAATCGTTTTACTCATGCCATGATGTGGAAAGGGGGAAAGGATTGGACATTGGAATTTCCTGATAGGAGTCAGTGGTTTCTTTTTAAGGAGATGCATGAAGAGTGCTACAATCGTAATATCCGTGCTGCTTCAGTTAAAAATATTCCAATTCCCGGGGTTCGCTTGATAGAGGATTGTGATGACAACGGAACTGAAGTAGCATTTGTTCGCGGTTGTAAGTTCTTTCGGCAGGTTGAAACAGATGTTGAGATGGCTTTGGATCCATCACGTATCTTATATGACATGGACAGTGATGATGAGCGGTGGATCATGAAAATTCGCAATTCTTCTGAATCTGACATCAGTGGCTTGTTGGAAATTTCCGACGAGCTGTTTGAGAAAACAATGGACAGGTTTGAGAAGGCTGCTTATTCTCAACAGCAGGATCAGTTCACACTGGATGAAATAGCAGAACTTATGGCTGGAGTTGGTTCCATGGAAGCTATTAAAATCATCTATGAGCATTGGAGGCAGAAGAGACAGAAGAAGGGAATACCTTTAATTAGACATCTCCAG CCTACATCATGGGAAAGATATCAACAGCAAATGAAAGAGTGGGAGGCAGCTGTGTCTAAATCTAACAACATCATCCCCAATGGATGTCAGGGGAAGGCTGCTCCCCTGGAGAAGCCACTCATGTTTGCTTTCTGTTTGAAACCACGGGGATTAGAAGTGCCCAACAAAGGTTCAAAACACCGGTCCCAGAGGAAAATCTCAGTTTCTGGCCAAAGCAATGTAGCCATGGGAGATTATGATGGATTTCATAATTTTG GAAGGAGATTAAATGGGTTTGCTTTTGGGGATGAAAAGGTTGTATATACAGGACTCAACTATGAGTCTTTAGATGATTCTCCATTTGCTCAGACATCACCAAGGGTATTCTCTCCGAGAGTATTTTCACCACATGATGTGGGCAGCATCAGTTTTCTCTCCACAGGCAGTGATGGGTTTGATAGACATCAATGCCAAAAACTTAGGAGGAGGAAGTCAAAGAAATTTGGGGCATTTGAATTCCTGTATGACCCACAGATGGTGGCTCAATATAACCAACGGTTTATGGGCAAGAGAAATGGGGTCCATAGGTGGAATATGGGCTATTCTGACTTGCCAAGCCAGCGACATTTACAACCAGATTCGACTCAGAGGCATTGGCCAGGACAATTGGATGGTTCTGATCTTGATGAGTTCAGGCTGCGTGATGCATCTGGTGCAGCCTGGCATGCACGTAATATGGCTAAACTGAAGAGAGAAAGAGCTCAGAGATTGCTTTATAGAGCTGATTTAGCAATTAGCAAGGCTGTGAATGCCCTCATGATTGCTGAAGCGATTAAAGCTTCTTTTGACGATGGAAATAGTGGTGGGTAG